The following DNA comes from Mycolicibacterium aromaticivorans JS19b1 = JCM 16368.
AGCGAACGAAAACGCGCCGAAATCCCGAGGAGCAGGCGCCGCCGCGAGCATTGATCACCGCGGCGGCCGCCGACCTTCTGCACCGCTTGCAGCAGCGGCACGGGCCGCTGATGTTTCACCAGTCCGGCGGCTGCTGCGACGGGTCGTCGCCGATGTGCTACCCCGACGGTGACTTCATCGTCGGCGACCGCGACGTTCTGCTCGGGGTGCTCGAGGGCGCCCCGGTCTGGATTTCCGGCCCGCAGTTCGAGACGTGGAAGCACACCCAGCTCGTCATCGACGTCGTCCCCGGTCGCGGCGGAGGCTTCAGCCTCGAGGCCCCCGAGGGGATGCGCTTCCTGAGCCGCGGACGGGCGTTCACCGATGCGGAAAACCGGTTGCTGGCCAGCGATTCTCCGCTGACCGGAGCCGATTATGAGCGTGGTGCACGACCAGCTGGACGGTCCGATCTGGTGGTCATCGAGGCGGCAGATGCGTGTGCAATCCCTGGTCGGCGCGCCGGAGTCGTTCAGCAATAGACCGCTTGACTGCACGTACCCTCATAAGGGTGATACCCCTGCCTCGGGCATGGCTGCTCACAA
Coding sequences within:
- a CDS encoding DUF779 domain-containing protein: MSDFGAQTAAQRTKTRRNPEEQAPPRALITAAAADLLHRLQQRHGPLMFHQSGGCCDGSSPMCYPDGDFIVGDRDVLLGVLEGAPVWISGPQFETWKHTQLVIDVVPGRGGGFSLEAPEGMRFLSRGRAFTDAENRLLASDSPLTGADYERGARPAGRSDLVVIEAADACAIPGRRAGVVQQ